The Salvia miltiorrhiza cultivar Shanhuang (shh) chromosome 1, IMPLAD_Smil_shh, whole genome shotgun sequence genome has a window encoding:
- the LOC130995942 gene encoding APO protein 1, chloroplastic-like isoform X1, translated as MLQQPSIGAFVPWTPPNGGASLGPVEIKTYDTPVPRSIFHGQKFQVRLVCTNTNSRLRPEIFCCGYRRTNYRRGVRKHEILPQNVDLPPVLPKKKKKPFPIPLKKIQEAAREDKRLAQMGIEKPLEPPRNGILVPDLIPVAYEVLDAWKVLISGLAQLLHVVPVHACSECSEIHVAQIGHKIQDCHGPTSGSRRSYHSWIKGSINDVLTPIESYHMYDPYGRRIKHETRFSYDRIPAVVELCIQAGVELPEYPSRRRTEPIRMLGKKVIDIGGYVDEPTPFQPGSPGSQIVELDTYQALERFPPPTEQEVPRVAQATINAYEKVRWGVTKLMRKYRVKACGYCSEVHVGPWGHNAKLCGEFKHQWRDGKHGWQDATVDEVFPPNYVWHVEDPKGPQLKSALKSFYGKAPAVVEVCVQAGARVPNKYKPMMRVDIVVPEDNEARFVA; from the exons ATGCTCCAACAACCATCGATTGGTGCTTTTGTGCCATGGACTCCACCAAACGGGG GTGCTTCACTAGGTCCGGTAGAAATTAAGACGTATGATACTCCAGTTCCAAGATCAATTTTCCATGGACAAAAG TTTCAGGTTCGCCTTGTGTGTACCAATACTAATTCCAGATTGAGACCAGAAATATTCTGTTGCGGATATAGAAGGACTAACTATCGTCGTGGCGTGAGGAAGCATGAGATATTACCCCAGAATGTGGATCTTCCACCAGTATTgccaaagaagaagaagaagccctTTCCCATTCCTCTAAAGAAGATTCAGGAAGCAGCAAGAGAAGATAAGAGGCTTGCACAAATGGGGATTGAGAAACCCCTCGAGCCTCCAAGAAACGGAATCCTCGTACCTGACCTGATACCAGTGGCTTATGAAGTACTTGATGCTTGGAAAGTTTTAATCAGCGGACTAGCGCAGCTTTTGCACGTTGTTCCAGTCCATGCTTGCAG TGAGTGCTCAGAAATTCATGTTGCCCAGATTGGTCACAAGATTCAAGATTGTCATGGCCCAACAAGTGGAAGCCGCAGAAGTTACCATTCGTGGATAAAGGGTTCCATCAACGATGTCCTCACCCCCATCGAGTCGTACCATATGTACGATCCATATGGCCGGCGAATTAAGCACGAAACCAGATTCAGCTACGACAGGATTCCTGCGGTAGTTGAGCTCTGCATCCAAGCCGGCGTCGAATTGCCAGAATATCCTTCAAGAAGGAGAACAGAACCAATCCGAATGCTCGGTAAAAAAGTTATCGACATCGGTGGATATGTTGACGAGCCTACACCCTTCCAACCGGGTAGTCCAGGGTCGCAGATAGTTGAGCTCGACACCTACCAGGCCCTGGAGCGGTTCCCTCCCCCTACGGAGCAGGAGGTCCCTAGGGTCGCACAGGCGACCATCAATGCGTACGAGAAGGTCAGATGGGGCGTGACGAAGCTGATGAGGAAATACAGAGTCAAGGCGTGCGGGTACTGCTCGGAGGTGCACGTGGGGCCGTGGGGCCACAACGCGAAGCTCTGCGGAGAGTTCAAGCATCAATGGAGGGACGGGAAGCACGGGTGGCAAGACGCAACGGTTGACGAGGTGTTCCCGCCGAATTACGTGTGGCATGTGGAAGACCCGAAAGGGCCTCAGTTGAAGAGCGCGCTCAAGAGTTTCTATGGCAAGGCTCCGGCGGTGGTAGAGGTGTGCGTGCAGGCGGGTGCCCGTGTGCCTAACAAGTACAAGCCGATGATGAGGGTTGACATTGTGGTGCCAGAAGATAATGAGGCTCGCTTCGTTGCGTAG
- the LOC130996772 gene encoding protein THYLAKOID ASSEMBLY 8-like, chloroplastic isoform X2 → MCSFKLQFSQLCFQQKPQIPTFVHLLRITCGGLRNGPRKPMWRTRVLSSEAIHAVQSLKLAQKSPSKLEQVFTTKLSRLLKADLEDTLAELQRQNELDLALKVFNFVRKETWYVPDLSLFNDMILMMGKRKMIEMVEQLFLELRNEGLQPDARTYTELIGAYFKVGMVSKAMETYELMKASGYVPDKLTLTILIRNLEKAGENSLSEAIRKECAEYFDYPNKFLEEVERQYPKRKKLVII, encoded by the exons ATGTGCAGCTTCAAACTCCAGTTTTCTCAACTCTGCTTTCAACAGAAGCCTCAGATTCCGACCTTTGTTCACTTACTGAGAATTACTTGCGGAGGTCTTAGAAATGGCCCCAGAAAACCTATGTGGAGGACGCGAGTGCTCTCCTCTGAAGCCATTCATGCAGTTCAGTCCTTGAAATTGGCACAAAAATCGCCTTCTAAATTGGAGCAGGTTTTCACCACCAAGCTCAGCAGGCTTTTGAAGGCCGATTTAGAGGACACCTTGGCCGAGTTGCAGAGGCAAAATGAATTGGACTTAGCCCTCAAG GTGTTTAATTTTGTGAGGAAAGAGACGTGGTATGTACCGGATCTGTCTCTGTTCAACGACATGATATTGATGATGGGTAAACGTAAAATGATTGAGATGGTTGAACAACTTTTTCTGGAACTGCGAAATGAAGGCCTGCAACCTGATGCGAGAACCTATACCGAACTGATTGGAGCTTATTTCAAAGTTGGAATGGTGAGTAAAGCAATGGAAACGTATGAGTTGATGAAGGCTTCAGGTTATGTCCCGGATAAGTTAACTTTGACAATTTTGATAAGAAATCTAGAGAAGGCCGGTGAGAATTCCCTTTCAGAAGCTATAAGGAAAGAATGTGCTGAGTATTTTGATTACCCTAACAAGTTTCttgaagaagttgaaaggcAGTAT CCGAAGAGGAAGAAACTTGTCATCATCTGA
- the LOC130996620 gene encoding probable peroxidase 26 gives MMRREGGFDLIVISLVMALGLSLYVGRMQAAVTLPPEAKPLQRHFYKKLNTCANVEAFVNHQVNLWWNREKNITAKLLKLVYSDCMVNGCDASILLDGPNTEKNSGKNSMLDGFILIDKIKKVLEIRCPRAVSCADILQLATRDALHLAGAPSYPVLLGRRDGMESKASWVDLPSPAISIDQGIAYFKSKGLDDMDYATLLGAHTMGKTHCANVNGRLYNLNNTGKADPSMSKSELDKLRKQCPKSLKQGQKDPTVFLTDKNGEQYKFSNTYYVNVVGNSAVLKVDQDLLRNYNTTQLALEYAGAFEHLRRQFALSMSRMGSLKVLTGKQGEIRQNCRFTNKNNPNIN, from the exons atgATGAGGAGAGAAGGTGGGTTTGATTTGATAGTGATATCGTTGGTGATGGCGCTAGGGCTGAGCTTGTACGTGGGGCGGATGCAGGCGGCGGTGACGCTGCCGCCGGAGGCGAAGCCGCTGCAGCGGCATTTTTACAAGAAGCTCAACACGTGCGCCAATGTGGAAGCGTTTGTGAATCATCAAGTGAATTTGTGGTGGAATAGAGAGAAGAACATCACGGCCAAGCTGCTTAAGTTAGTCTATTCCGACTGCATGGTTAAT GGGTGCGACGCATCGATTCTACTGGACGGCCCAAACACAGAGAAAAACTCTGGGAAAAACTCAATGTTGGATGGCTTCATATTGATCGACAAGATCAAGAAGGTTCTAGAAATCCGGTGCCCCCGCGCTGTTTCTTGCGCTGACATTCTCCAACTTGCTACCAGAGATGCTCTACATTTg GCGGGAGCACCGTCGTACCCAGTTCTCTTAGGTAGAAGAGATGGAATGGAGTCAAAAGCATCATGGGTGGATCTCCCCTCGCCGGCCATCTCCATCGATCAAGGCATCGCCTATTTCAAATCCAAGGGCCTTGACGATATGGACTACGCTACTCTTCTAG GAGCGCACACGATGGGAAAAACGCACTGCGCCAATGTGAATGGGCGTCTCTACAACTTGAACAACACCGGCAAAGCCGACCCCTCCATGAGCAAATCCGAGCTCGACAAACTACGAAAGCAATGCCCCAAATCCCTCAAGCAGGGGCAGAAAGACCCCACGGTGTTCTTGACGGACAAAAATGGCGAGCAGTACAAGTTCAGCAACACCTACTACGTGAACGTGGTAGGCAACAGCGCAGTATTGAAGGTGGATCAAGATCTGCTCCGCAACTACAACACCACGCAGCTCGCGCTCGAATACGCGGGCGCCTTCGAGCACTTGAGGCGCCAGTTTGCGCTGTCGATGAGCAGGATGGGATCGCTCAAGGTGCTCACGGGGAAGCAAGGGGAGATTCGACAAAACTGCCGTTTCACCAACAAAAACAATCCCAATATCAACTAG
- the LOC130996912 gene encoding mediator of RNA polymerase II transcription subunit 7a-like translates to MATATYPPPPPYYRLYKNYSEDPDSCPAPPPPIQGPYLLYGASYTTDDVLPGLEEQGVRQLYPKGPNIDFKKELRSLNRELQLNILELADVLVERPSQYARRVEDISLIFKNLYHLLNSLRPHQARATLIHILELQIQRRKQAVEDIKRRREEAQRLLTEALGTLDGQ, encoded by the exons ATGGCGACGGCGACttatccaccgccgccgccgtatTACAGGCTCTACAAAAACTATTCCGAGGATCCCGATTCCTGCcccgcgccgccgcctcctatTCAGGGCCCCTACCTCCTCTATGGCGCCAGCTACACG ACGGATGATGTCCTTCCAGGTCTAGAAGAACAGGGTGTTCGTCAGTTGTACCCTAAAGGGCCCAATATCG ATTTCAAGAAAGAGCTCAGGTCTCTTAACAGGGAATTGCAGTTAAATATTTTGGAGCTTGCTGATGTTCTTGTAGAGCGTCCATCGCAGTATGCTAGGAGAGTAGAAGACATCTCTTTaattttcaagaatttatatcaCCTTCTGAATTCTCTGCGTCCGCACCAG GCTAGAGCAACATTGATCCATATTCTAGAACTCCAGATACAGAGGCGTAAACAAGCTGTGGAGGACATTAAAAG GAGAAGAGAGGAAGCACAGAGACTTCTAACAGAGGCACTTGGAACTCTCGATGGACAATAG
- the LOC130995846 gene encoding uncharacterized protein LOC130995846: protein MVSIGGGSSMATILLIVTISMALNFTLLAALPILSSSSQSGRLLAETSNGSNLDDTVRVDPLDGFKKYRGGYDITDKNYWSSTAFTGIYGYSIAAVWLLCGVLYGGFLLVRSCCLKGRRNLKKKRQLCHKNCYVLPLLLAVVFTLLAILGIGLALGGNAKFHARAKTVIDIIIDTADEASDTIYNTTGAMREMSITLEAVDADPEATRFLSETSQRLDAQANDIARQASKNRRLIDKVLKIVYIITTVTVSLTLVAVIALLALGILKFPRTVQVLIAICWILTVLCWLFFGIYFFLENFSKDTCTALESFQKDPYNNSLSSILPCDELLSAKSVLDDVSAGIYDLVNEVNNNISTSYGNIVQICNPFSPPPLYEYQPWTCPSSSIQIGDIPRVLRLLVCPDSEGPTCNGGIVVAASEYYTIEAYTTSIQKLLDVYPGMEALVECETVELAFAEILQNECAPLKRYAKMVWAALLFLSLTMVSLVLVWTAGAHHQRSRHSFGGSVKPHSIDLHDTVDGKPNLDV from the exons ATGGTCTCTATAGGTGGCGGCTCGTCCATGGCAACAATCCTACTTATCGTCACCATTAGCATGGCCTTAAACTTCACCTTGCTTGCAGCCCTACCAATCTTGTCAAGCAGCTCACAATCAG GGAGATTATTAGCTGAAACGAGTAACGGATCAAACTTGGATGATACCGTGAGAGTAGACCCTTTGGATGGTTTCAAGAAATACAGAGGAGGGTATGATATAACAGACAAAAACTATTGGAGT TCGACTGCATTCACAGGCATATACGGATACAGCATCGCAGCTGTGTGGCTTCTGTGTGGTGTTTTATATGGAGGATTTCTCCTTGTAAGAAGCTGTTGTTTGAAGGGAAGAAGAAACCTCAAGAAAAAGAGACAACTTTGTCACAAAAATTGCTATGTCCTACCTCTTCTTTTGGCTGTTGTTTTCACCCTTCTTGCTAT ATTGGGGATTGGCCTAGCTCTTGGAGGGAATGCCAAGTTCCACGCGAGGGCCAAGACAGTGATAGACATCATAATCGACACAGCAGATGAGGCCTCGGACACAATATACAACACAACTGGAGCCATGAGGGAGATGAGCATTACACTTGAAGCTGTTGACGCGGATCCTGAGGCCACGCGCTTCCTGAGTGAAACGTCCCAGAGGCTCGATGCTCAGGCTAACGACATAGCCAGGCAAGCTTCAAAGAACAGGCGCCTCATCGACAAGGTCCTCAAGATTGT GTATATAATCACAACTGTCACAGTTTCTTTGACTTTGGTAGCTGTCATTGCTCTTCTAG CATTAGGCATCTTAAAATTTCCGAGGACTGTTCAAGT ACTGATTGCAATATGCTGGATTTTGACCGTCCTATGCTGGTTgttttttggaatttatttcttCCTAGAAAA CTTCTCGAAAGACACGTGCACGGCGCTAGAAAGCTTCCAGAAGGATCCATACAACAACAGCTTGAGCTCCATCCTACCCTGCGACGAGCTGCTGTCTGCAAAGTCAGTCCTGGATGATGTGAGTGCAGGAATCTACGACTTAGTAAACGAG GTGAACAACAACATATCCACATCATACGGCAACATCGTACAGATCTGCAACCCCTTCTCCCCGCCGCCTCTGTACGAGTACCAGCCCTGGACCTGCCCCTCTTCCTCCATCCAAATAGGCGACATCCCTCGG GTGCTGCGCCTGCTGGTGTGCCCCGACTCGGAGGGGCCGACGTGCAACGGGGGGATCGTGGTGGCGGCGAGCGAGTACTACACCATCGAAGCCTACACGACGTCCATCCAGAAGCTTCTAGACGTGTACCCCGGCATGGAGGCGCTGGTGGAGTGCGAGACGGTCGAGCTTGCCTTCGCCGAGATCCTCCAAAACGAGTGCGCCCCGCTCAAGAGGTACGCTAAGATGGTGTGGGCTGCGCTgctatttctctctctaaccATGGTTTCCTTAGTCCTCGTATGGACGGCCGGAGCGCACCACCAACGCTCACGGCATTCTTTCGGCGGCTCTGTCAAACCGCACTCTATTGATCTGCATGACACCGTTGACGGCAAGCCGAATTTGGACGTCTGA
- the LOC130995919 gene encoding uncharacterized protein LOC130995919: protein MRNSSSNSRDDDRNKEVSSSPPVTDSRFNQTLRNVQGLLKGRSFPGKILITRRSDPLDPSTLHSPNIDRRSPESDRDHSDQLDRSTEDELQNRSSTNASSSVNNTKSSSTSSQSTSKEIPKSNVGARATDSARLMKFTKELSGSSVILEKLRELAWSGVPPYLRPTVWRLLLGYAPSNSDRREGVLRRKRVEYLDHVAQYYDIPDTQRTDEEITMLRQIAVDCPRTVPDLSFFQQAEVQKSLERILYTWAIRHPASGYVQGINDLATPFLVVFLSEYLEGSIDTWSMADLSREKILNVEADSYWCLSKLLDGMQDHYTFAQPGIQRLVFKLKELVRRIDEPVSKHIEEQGLEFLQFAFRWFNCLLIREIPFGLVSRLWDTYLAEGDALPDFLVYISASFLLTWSDKLRKLDFQEMVMFLQHLPTQNWTDAELEMVLSQAYMWHTMFNNSPSHLAG, encoded by the exons ATGAggaacagcagcagcaacagtaGAGATGACGACAGAAACAAAGAAGTTTCTTCTTCACCTCCAGTTACTGATTCCAGAttcaatcaaactcttagaaATGTTCAAGG CTTGCTCAAGGGTCGCAGCTTCCCTGGCAAGATATTGATAACTCGGAGATCAGACCCTTTGGACCCATCAACTCTGCATTCCCCAAACATTGACAGGAGGTCTCCAGAGAGTGATAGAGATCATAGTGACCAACTGGACAGATCGACTGAG GATGAACTTCAAAACAGAAGTAGCACAAATGCTAGTTCCTCAGTTAACAATACAAAATCTTCAAGCACGAGTAGTCAAAGCACATCAAAAGAGATCCCTAAGTCCAATGTGGGAGCTAGAGCTACAGATTCTGCTAGGCTGATGAAGTTCACAAAAGAATTATCTGGGTCCTCTGTGATCTTAG AAAAACTACGTGAATTAGCATGGAGCGGCGTGCCTCCCTATTTACGCCCAACTGTGTGGAGACTTCTCTTG GGATATGCACCCTCTAATTCAGATAGAAGGGAGGGAGTTCTGAGAAGAAAGCGTGTGGAGTATCTTGATCATGTTGCGCAATATTATGATATTCCTGATACGCAGCGCACAGATGAAGAGATTACCATGCTTCGTCag ATTGCTGTTGATTGTCCTAGAACTGTACCTGATCTGTCTTTCTTTCAACAAGCTGAAGTTCAGAAGTCATTGGAGCGAATACTTTATACATG GGCTATACGGCATCCTGCAAGTGGTTACGTGCAAGGAATAAACGATCTCGCGACACCTTTCTTAGTTGTTTTCTTATCAGAATACCTAGAGGGCAGTATTGACACTTGGTCAATGGCTGATCTGTCTCGTGAGAAAATCTTAAATGTTGAAGCTGATAGTTATTGGTGCCTATCGAAGTTGCTTGATGGTATGCAAGATCATTACACATTTGCCCAGCCAGGAATTCAACGTCTTGTGTTTAAGCTGAAGGAATTGGTTAGAAGGATTGATG AACCTGTTTCAAAGCACATAGAGGAGCAGGGGCTTGAGTTTCTGCAATTTGCTTTCCGCTGGTTCAATTGCCTTCTTATACGCGAG ATTCCATTTGGTCTCGTTAGTCGTTTGTGGGACACGTATCTTGCTGAAGGGGACGCACTACCGGATTTTCTTGTCTACATATCTGCCAGCTTTCTGTTGACT TGGTCAGATAAGCTGCGGAAGCTCGATTTTCAGGAGATGGTCATGTTTCTTCAGCACCTTCCTACGCAAAACTGGACTGATGCCGAACTAGAGATGGTGCTTTCTCAAGCTTATATGTGGCACACCATGTTCAACAACTCACCTAGTCATTTAGCTGGCTGA
- the LOC130996772 gene encoding protein THYLAKOID ASSEMBLY 8-like, chloroplastic isoform X1, which translates to MCSFKLQFSQLCFQQKPQIPTFVHLLRITCGGLRNGPRKPMWRTRVLSSEAIHAVQSLKLAQKSPSKLEQVFTTKLSRLLKADLEDTLAELQRQNELDLALKVFNFVRKETWYVPDLSLFNDMILMMGKRKMIEMVEQLFLELRNEGLQPDARTYTELIGAYFKVGMVSKAMETYELMKASGYVPDKLTLTILIRNLEKAGENSLSEAIRKECAEYFDYPNKFLEEVERQYVSIHYLQAHLL; encoded by the exons ATGTGCAGCTTCAAACTCCAGTTTTCTCAACTCTGCTTTCAACAGAAGCCTCAGATTCCGACCTTTGTTCACTTACTGAGAATTACTTGCGGAGGTCTTAGAAATGGCCCCAGAAAACCTATGTGGAGGACGCGAGTGCTCTCCTCTGAAGCCATTCATGCAGTTCAGTCCTTGAAATTGGCACAAAAATCGCCTTCTAAATTGGAGCAGGTTTTCACCACCAAGCTCAGCAGGCTTTTGAAGGCCGATTTAGAGGACACCTTGGCCGAGTTGCAGAGGCAAAATGAATTGGACTTAGCCCTCAAG GTGTTTAATTTTGTGAGGAAAGAGACGTGGTATGTACCGGATCTGTCTCTGTTCAACGACATGATATTGATGATGGGTAAACGTAAAATGATTGAGATGGTTGAACAACTTTTTCTGGAACTGCGAAATGAAGGCCTGCAACCTGATGCGAGAACCTATACCGAACTGATTGGAGCTTATTTCAAAGTTGGAATGGTGAGTAAAGCAATGGAAACGTATGAGTTGATGAAGGCTTCAGGTTATGTCCCGGATAAGTTAACTTTGACAATTTTGATAAGAAATCTAGAGAAGGCCGGTGAGAATTCCCTTTCAGAAGCTATAAGGAAAGAATGTGCTGAGTATTTTGATTACCCTAACAAGTTTCttgaagaagttgaaaggcAGTATGTGAGTATCCATTACCTTCAAGCTCATCTTTTGTAG
- the LOC130995942 gene encoding APO protein 1, chloroplastic-like isoform X2 — MLQQPSIGAFVPWTPPNGGASLGPVEIKTYDTPVPRSIFHGQKVRLVCTNTNSRLRPEIFCCGYRRTNYRRGVRKHEILPQNVDLPPVLPKKKKKPFPIPLKKIQEAAREDKRLAQMGIEKPLEPPRNGILVPDLIPVAYEVLDAWKVLISGLAQLLHVVPVHACSECSEIHVAQIGHKIQDCHGPTSGSRRSYHSWIKGSINDVLTPIESYHMYDPYGRRIKHETRFSYDRIPAVVELCIQAGVELPEYPSRRRTEPIRMLGKKVIDIGGYVDEPTPFQPGSPGSQIVELDTYQALERFPPPTEQEVPRVAQATINAYEKVRWGVTKLMRKYRVKACGYCSEVHVGPWGHNAKLCGEFKHQWRDGKHGWQDATVDEVFPPNYVWHVEDPKGPQLKSALKSFYGKAPAVVEVCVQAGARVPNKYKPMMRVDIVVPEDNEARFVA, encoded by the exons ATGCTCCAACAACCATCGATTGGTGCTTTTGTGCCATGGACTCCACCAAACGGGG GTGCTTCACTAGGTCCGGTAGAAATTAAGACGTATGATACTCCAGTTCCAAGATCAATTTTCCATGGACAAAAG GTTCGCCTTGTGTGTACCAATACTAATTCCAGATTGAGACCAGAAATATTCTGTTGCGGATATAGAAGGACTAACTATCGTCGTGGCGTGAGGAAGCATGAGATATTACCCCAGAATGTGGATCTTCCACCAGTATTgccaaagaagaagaagaagccctTTCCCATTCCTCTAAAGAAGATTCAGGAAGCAGCAAGAGAAGATAAGAGGCTTGCACAAATGGGGATTGAGAAACCCCTCGAGCCTCCAAGAAACGGAATCCTCGTACCTGACCTGATACCAGTGGCTTATGAAGTACTTGATGCTTGGAAAGTTTTAATCAGCGGACTAGCGCAGCTTTTGCACGTTGTTCCAGTCCATGCTTGCAG TGAGTGCTCAGAAATTCATGTTGCCCAGATTGGTCACAAGATTCAAGATTGTCATGGCCCAACAAGTGGAAGCCGCAGAAGTTACCATTCGTGGATAAAGGGTTCCATCAACGATGTCCTCACCCCCATCGAGTCGTACCATATGTACGATCCATATGGCCGGCGAATTAAGCACGAAACCAGATTCAGCTACGACAGGATTCCTGCGGTAGTTGAGCTCTGCATCCAAGCCGGCGTCGAATTGCCAGAATATCCTTCAAGAAGGAGAACAGAACCAATCCGAATGCTCGGTAAAAAAGTTATCGACATCGGTGGATATGTTGACGAGCCTACACCCTTCCAACCGGGTAGTCCAGGGTCGCAGATAGTTGAGCTCGACACCTACCAGGCCCTGGAGCGGTTCCCTCCCCCTACGGAGCAGGAGGTCCCTAGGGTCGCACAGGCGACCATCAATGCGTACGAGAAGGTCAGATGGGGCGTGACGAAGCTGATGAGGAAATACAGAGTCAAGGCGTGCGGGTACTGCTCGGAGGTGCACGTGGGGCCGTGGGGCCACAACGCGAAGCTCTGCGGAGAGTTCAAGCATCAATGGAGGGACGGGAAGCACGGGTGGCAAGACGCAACGGTTGACGAGGTGTTCCCGCCGAATTACGTGTGGCATGTGGAAGACCCGAAAGGGCCTCAGTTGAAGAGCGCGCTCAAGAGTTTCTATGGCAAGGCTCCGGCGGTGGTAGAGGTGTGCGTGCAGGCGGGTGCCCGTGTGCCTAACAAGTACAAGCCGATGATGAGGGTTGACATTGTGGTGCCAGAAGATAATGAGGCTCGCTTCGTTGCGTAG